AACCGCGGCCCCAAAACCCTCTCACACAACTTTTTCACCATCATACCATTTCATGATGCGGGGATAAATCTGGCTCCACGCGTAATCTGTTTCGATTTTTGATTTTCCTCTTTCGCCCGCTTCTTTGAGTTGTTGAGGTTCTGCCAAGAGCCGTTGCAATTGTCGGCATAAATCGCCGATGTTTCCATTTTGAAAAAAATATCCCGCAGGACCCGACGCTTCCTGATTTTGCCGAATGTCGCTTGCTAAAACGGGACAGGCGCAACTCATCGCCTCGAGCAGTGAAATGGAAAGTCCTTCCGATTGGGATGCCTGAATATAGAGCAGGGCGTTGGTCAGCAGTTCCTCTTTCAAGACACCAAAGACGGAACCCACAAAAAAAACACCGGGCGGAGCGGATTCTTTTAATTTTTGGAGATAGGCGTTGTCATGAAGAGGGGCGCCCGCAATCACAAGTGGGCAGGGCATTTTCGGGTTTGATGTTTTGAATGCCTCCAAAAGAATTTCCACGCCTTTACCTTTTTCGATCCGCCCAAGAAAGAGCAGATAATTTTTGGGTTTCAGACCAAGGGTGGCCAGTTTGCCTGTGGTGGTGCAATGCTTTACAGCCATACTTGGTGGAATTGTAGACACCGTTTTTTTATATTGGGACTCCAATTCTTTTTGAAGGGTTTGGGAAACGGCGCTCATAGCATTCACAGACTTTACGCCAACCCATTCTCCGAGAAAATAAAAAAAGCGATTTATCCGTGAAAGATGGATTGCACGCCCTTCTATTGAATGGATGGTGAGGAACGTTTTTTTTCGGAACAATCTTGGAATCCACGCGAAAAGCGCAGATCCGCCGTGATAATGAACAATGGCATCTTTGTGACAAAGTGAAGAAAGGCTTGCGAGCAGGCCATAACAAAACGTGTCGAGGTGATGTTTCTTTGGCGCCCAAACTGTTTTGACAGTAATGCCGGGCGGCAGAGGAAAAGAAGCATCGTGCCGGTGACAGTAAATGATTACCTTGTGACCCTCGACCGCCAAATGCTGTGACAGCTCACGAACATAGGCATCCAATCCCGCTTTGGAACGAGGGTAAAGCTCTCTTGGACCGATCATTATAATGTGCATAGAGTGTATTTCATAAATGGATGTCATCCTGAACACATTCGCTTCACTCAGTGTAAACTCCGTGAAGGATCTACTTGATAAGCGATTGGATTCTTCGCTTCGCTCAGAATGACAACCTTCATAATCGATTTATGAGGTATGCTCTAGTAAATTCAGAGAACATCCAGACCCATATGGGCCTTGAATTTATTTTTGAGAACCCACCAAACGATGGAAATAAAATGGCGCCTGAAATGCGGAGCAACGGTACAGGTCATCCAGCATTTGACAGGACAGTTTTTTACAATATTTCGTACAGCATTCGCTCTTTCCGATCTCCAGATGTTTTCGAAGCCGTCCTCACTTGCGTTGCCTATCTTTTCATTCAAGACAGGGCAGGGATAAATCTCGCCGCGGGCGCTGGAAAAGAAAAAATCCTCTCCTGCAGAGCAATTTTTTAAAACACGTTTGCCCATTCCGTAATCATAGACCCCCTTGTCATAATAGGCGCGAAACCAGCGTTTGGGGTGAATGGCTTTAAGTTCGTCTGAAACCAGTTCGTCAAACTGGATTTGGAGTTCCTGAGGATCCAGATCAAAAACATTATTTTTTGTTTTGAAATAAAATTCGGAATTTTGGGCAACCGTTAGCGTGAATTCGACATCAAGGTGCCGTGACAGACGATAAACTTTTGCAACATCGTTCAAGTTGGTGGGAGAGATTGTAAAACTCAAACCCAAATCCCTGACACCCAGATTTTTCAATCCCCAAAGAGTGGTCATACATTTTTCAAAACCGCAGGGGACGCCGCGTATCCGGTCATGCGTGTCTTCATATCCATCTACCGACAGGCGTAGTCCCACGCGTTTGCTTATCCCTAAAATCTCCTCCGTTTTTTCAAGGATTTTTTTTGTGTTGAATCCGTTGCTGGAGATGAGGATGCGGGGATGATGGCATCGCTTGTCAATAATATGGATCACCTCTGCCAAATCTTGTCGCATAAAAGGCTCTCCACCCGTGATATTGATGGAACGCAGTGATTCCGGGAGTGTCTTGAAATAGGAAAGGTCCGTTTCGTCTCTGCGGTGTTCTTGCCAGATATTGCACATGACACATTTGGCGTCACAGCGATCCAGCACGGCAACAATGGCGAAGCGTGGTTTCATTTTATGTGTTTTACTCTGCGTGCCGTGCAGGTAATGCCCGCCAATAGCCAAAAGTAAAACGAAATTTGTCTTAGGGTAAAATTCGAATAACCAATGTTGGAAATTAGCAGGGCCATTGTATATCCCAAAACACCCAGCGTGATGCCGTCAAGAAAGGGGTCTTCATCGGACAGTTTGCCAGTCAGCAAAAACCAGAACACGGTGACGAAAATGGAATAAAAACAGACAAATCCGATGATGCCATATTGTCCCAATATGGCCAAAAAGCCGATGTCCGCCGTTCCGGTGTGCACCATCGGCATGATATCCGCCGGAATCTCTAATTTTTTATAACCTTCAAAATAGCGAAGGAAATAACCGAATGAAGAACCGATGCCGCCGGGACCCACTCCAAAAAAAGAATAGGAACTCGAAAGAAGTTTGGGAGTGATATGTGAGAGAGAATACAGACGGTCCGCCTGTCCATAGGTTTTGCGATATTCCGGGGAAAATGGCGACACAATGCGCTGGGCAAGATTGACTTTTTTGGCACTCCATTCGGTGCCCCCCTTCAGTTGCGTGAGATAATAGGAAAAAAATCCGATGGTGATCAAAACGGCAAGAATCACTTTGAACTCCCTGCGAATGAATCCTATCACCGTGATCCCGACCATGGCGGCATAAATACTCTGACGGGAATATGTTTTCATAAGAGGAATGGCAATCAGTAGCAAAAGGCCCAGCAGTTTGAGTCTTCTGTCCTTGTCCGGGCAGACAAAATAAAGTCCGGCCAAAAGGCACAAACCGCACGCTAGAAAAAGTCCGTAGGTGTTGGGATTTATCATGGTTCCAAAAAGGGGAACGCCAAGGGCATATTCTTGTCTGGAACCCGTAATCGGCACACCTTCCAGCATGACCTGATTTCCCGTCGCCAGAAAAAGATTGAGTGAGGAACCCGGGCCCGCCACCACTTGAAAATAGCCGATCACAGCCTGAATGAGAATCAACACAATAACCATCCGGGCCAAATTTTTTAGATCGTCCCGCGTCCATTCCGCTTCGGCTGTCAGAATGATGGCGTAAAAAAGGACAACATAACGCAACAATTGCCGCAGAGAAACAAAGGCGATGATTGCCGGCGTTTGATTCAGCAGAATGGAAATAATGGCGCTTACTAAAAACAAGAAGATTGGAATGTGTATTTTGTTGTATTCCAAAGAACTCAGGTTGTACTTACGAATGGCTAATTTGGCGAAGGTTCCGAAGAAAAGTGCCAGAATCAGGATGTCCCCCAGATATTTCATGAGGACAAGAAACTGCTGGGGACAATGAAGCAAAAAAGTTTCTTCAAAGGAAAAATACAGTGCGTAAAGAAAAATCGCTTCACGGCTTTTGAAGAAGAAAAGAATGAAAGCGGCTAAACCAGCCAGAATCCATGCCACAGCGGGCAGAATGTTAACGGCAAGAAAGGCGGCCAACAAAATCAGCACAACAACCAGATGTTTATTGACATTTTCAAACATGCTTTACGTCCTTATAAACTTCAATAAGGCGGCCTGCAATTTTTTGAAATCCGCAATGTTCTACCGCGAATTTTCTGGCCTGCTCTCCCATTTGTCGCCGTTTTTGCGGATTTTGCAAAAGACATATTATTTTTTCCGCCATGGCTTCTGCACTATCCACCAAATAACCTGTTTTGTCATTTTCAATCACAGTTTTTAATCCTCTCTTGAAACAGGAAATCACGGGTTTGCCGCACGCCATACTCTCCAGTGCGGTGTAAGGCAAAATTCCCCCCACGGTTGTAATGAGCGTCATGATACTTCCGTTATAAATTTGTTTCATTTGCTCGTGCGAAAAAAATTGTGTTCTTATTTCCACAGAAGTGTGCAGATTTTTTTCCTTCACCTCTTTTTGAAAATGCTCCGCTTCAGGACCATTTCCCACGATTACTAAACGAACATCCGGTTTTGCCGTTTTGATTTGCAACAGCACCTTCAACAGAAACGAAAGTCCGCGGTCTTCTGCCAAACGCGAAACGACCAGAAGATATTCTTCGGGTGTCGCTTCCGGTTTAAAAAGATCCGTGTTGACGGGAGTTGGAATGACGGGTCCTGTTTTTGTCCATCCTCGTTCTTCCAAAAATTGCCGGCTGGCTTCGCTTCGGGGGATGACAGTCACCTTTTTTTTGCGAAGCATTCTCTCCACCGTTTGCTGATAGAGTTTTTGTGCCATGCGGGGGAGACGCCTTGCAAAATACTGGTCCATTTCTTCCCAGACGAAAACAGGAGGACCGGCAAGGGCGCACATCAGCGTGCTTGGTTGAAATAATTCAGAAGTTTGGATGCAATCAAATTTTTGTTTTTTGATTTCCGTCAGCAAAGACGGGAGCAAAGGAATATAAGCCGGCGGAAATAAAAATTTTGCTCGCGTTGAGAGATAGCAGATTTTTAGATTGTTTCCGGGAGCAATTCGTTGTGTGGGTGTGTAGCAATCCGAGATAAACAGGGAGACATCATGGCCCAAGGCGGCCATGGCAAGGGCTAGCTGGACGCAATTGACTTCGCTGTCGGTTGCAAGCGGGGTGCTTGGCTTTCTGCCGAAGAGAGACCAAAACTTCTCGGGTCGGTCCACCGTTTGAATAATGGGATTAATAAACGCAATGCGCATTATATTTCCTTGTGTCCGACGATAAACAGGGAGCCGCCGACGTTCGAGGGAATCCGGAATTCCCAGTCGACAAGAGAATCGCCTATTTTTCGCACGGTTTTTCCAAACGGTCCGTTGAGGCCGCCGAGGAAAAAATAATCAACCAAGTCAAACGGGGCATAAATCCAGCGCATACAGGCGGCAATCAACATTCCCCTCGTAAAACAGCGGTCGATGACAAAACCGCTTTCGTCAAGCTTCTGATGCAAATCTTTTTTTTTATAACGGCGGTGGGGGGCGCGTTTAGTGACAAGCGGCACCAGCCAATGTTCCAAGTCAATCCAGTTATAAACAAAATGATGCTTCGGCACACTCAGGATCAATCTGCCCTGATTTTTCAGCACGCGGTGTATTTCAAGCAGGACTTTTTTATCGTCTGAAACATGTTCCAGTGTTTCCAGCATCAAAACTGCGTCGCAGACTGCATCCGGAAGAGGAATTTGATCCAGCGTGGCGTTAATAAATTTCTGTTGCTGTTTTGTTTTTTGGAGGTTTGAAAAATTGCGATCGATTCCAAAGGCCGGTATGAATTGTTCCAGTGTTCCAAAACCGCATCCCGCATCCAAAATCACCTTGTCCTTTGCCGAGCCAAGTAGCTCAAGGCCAATGCGATACCGCTCCACCGGTTTTGCCTCTCTCATTGCCATTTTTTCAGTCGTGTAATAGGCAAAAGATTCATAAATGTTGCAACGCAGACATCACATCCTTCGCCGTTTTAACAATATATTTGATGTTCTTCTGACTGCGGTCGTTTTTGTGTTTGCACATTTGCTACGTGAATATCTGGCACAAGTCAATTTCTCGGTGGATTTGGGTCCCATCCTTCCTTTTAAACAGTACGCTCCTTTGATGGTGATCGCGTGTTTTTTGTGGCCCGTGACACTCAATTATTACGGTCTTTATGATCCAACGCCTCTTCGCAAAGCTGTTATTAACATCGGAATTATTTTTCGGAGCACTTTTGTTTCGACGGCGTTTCTCATCACGGTCATTTTTTTATTCCAAATTGAAACGATAAGCCGTCTCTTCCTGATCGGATTTGGTTGTCTGAATGCCGCCGCATTTGTGATCAAGGATTTGGTGCGCCGCCAATACGGGCTTTATCGGCGTCACAAAGGCAAAGACATTCGTCCTGTTTTGGTGGTGGGATCCGCAGGCGGTGCTTCACGGATTCTCCATAAAATCAGCGAGGAAAGTTATCTGGGGTTGAAACCCGTGGGCGTCATTTTGTCGTCTTCGATGTCTGATGCGCCATCTGAAATAGACAAAAGAGAGCAGAGCGAGCGTGAGGGGGAGGCTCCAATGGCTTTGCCATTGGAGGGGGCGACGCGAGCCCATATAAAAGAAGTCCCCATTGTGGGGACGCTGGAAAATTGGCGGGAGGTTTTGCACGCGCATCCGGTGGCCAGCGTTATTTTTACCGATTATCACTCCGGTTCTTCGGAGTTGGAGAGAGCGATGACGATTTGCGAGGAGGAAGGGGTCGAGTTTTGGCTCCTCGCTGATTTTTTACGCTGGAACCTTCCACAAATGGAGGTGGATTATTTTGCCCACATGCCCATTTTTGTTTTCAGAACAAGTCCTGTGTTGAATTGGTCTTATGTGTTGAAAATGTTTTTGGACCGTTTGTTTGCCGTTTTTGGTTTGATTGTTTTATCACCCCTTTTTATTTTAATCGCCCTGTCTATTTGGATTGTTTTGGGACGACCCGTTTTATACAAACAGAAAAGGGTGGGGAGATTTGGACAATCGTTTTATCTCTTCAAATTTCGTTCTCTTAAAGTTGCCGGAGCTTCACCTACAAGGTTGGGGCGCTGGTTGCGCTACAGTGGATTGGACGAACTTCCGCAACTGTTCAATATATTGCTGGGCGAGATGAGTTTTGTGGGGCCAAGACCGCATATTCCGGAAGAAGTGAGTCAGTACAAAGAAGCATGGCAACGCCGGCGTTTCAGCATGAGGCCGGGACTAACTTGTTACCGCCAAGTACTTAGACCCGGCAAAGTATCTTTCGATGAAGTGATGGCGCTAGATCTGAAATACATTGATCAATGGTCCCTCTGGGTCGATCTTTTCCTACTGTTCAAAACAGGCATCCTTTTTCTGCGCCGGATTTTTAACCGTCTTTGATGTGTTTTACAAACAACTTGCGCAAAATTTTATGATTCGTTAGGCTCACTTCCATGTACGAAACTCACTGGCATTTTGACGGCAAACCCTTTGAGAACACCCCCGATCCCAGATTTCTTTATTTTTCCGCGAAATATGAAGAAGCGCTGATGCGTTTGTTGTACGTCGCCAGAGAACACAAACAGGGAGCCATTCTTACGGGAGAATATGGGAGCGGCAAAACACTTTTGTCTATGGCCCTTCTGAAGGATTTGCAAAATAATGAAATGCTTCAAACCGTGTTGATTGTGAATCCAAGACTCTCCAACAAAGAACTGTTGAGAGAAGTGCTGTTTCAGATGGGTAAAAAAGAAGCTCTGTCTATTCAGGAAGAGCCGGACCTTCGGCGTTTGGTGGAAGAACAATTGCGGCAGAATCTTCAGATACAAAAGAGAACGGTGCTGGTCATTGATGAAGCACAAATTTTGGATGAAAAGCAGTTGGAGGA
The genomic region above belongs to Deltaproteobacteria bacterium and contains:
- a CDS encoding glycosyltransferase family 4 protein; this translates as MHIIMIGPRELYPRSKAGLDAYVRELSQHLAVEGHKVIIYCHRHDASFPLPPGITVKTVWAPKKHHLDTFCYGLLASLSSLCHKDAIVHYHGGSALFAWIPRLFRKKTFLTIHSIEGRAIHLSRINRFFYFLGEWVGVKSVNAMSAVSQTLQKELESQYKKTVSTIPPSMAVKHCTTTGKLATLGLKPKNYLLFLGRIEKGKGVEILLEAFKTSNPKMPCPLVIAGAPLHDNAYLQKLKESAPPGVFFVGSVFGVLKEELLTNALLYIQASQSEGLSISLLEAMSCACPVLASDIRQNQEASGPAGYFFQNGNIGDLCRQLQRLLAEPQQLKEAGERGKSKIETDYAWSQIYPRIMKWYDGEKVV
- a CDS encoding class I SAM-dependent methyltransferase, which encodes MAMREAKPVERYRIGLELLGSAKDKVILDAGCGFGTLEQFIPAFGIDRNFSNLQKTKQQQKFINATLDQIPLPDAVCDAVLMLETLEHVSDDKKVLLEIHRVLKNQGRLILSVPKHHFVYNWIDLEHWLVPLVTKRAPHRRYKKKDLHQKLDESGFVIDRCFTRGMLIAACMRWIYAPFDLVDYFFLGGLNGPFGKTVRKIGDSLVDWEFRIPSNVGGSLFIVGHKEI
- a CDS encoding glycosyltransferase family 4 protein — protein: MRIAFINPIIQTVDRPEKFWSLFGRKPSTPLATDSEVNCVQLALAMAALGHDVSLFISDCYTPTQRIAPGNNLKICYLSTRAKFLFPPAYIPLLPSLLTEIKKQKFDCIQTSELFQPSTLMCALAGPPVFVWEEMDQYFARRLPRMAQKLYQQTVERMLRKKKVTVIPRSEASRQFLEERGWTKTGPVIPTPVNTDLFKPEATPEEYLLVVSRLAEDRGLSFLLKVLLQIKTAKPDVRLVIVGNGPEAEHFQKEVKEKNLHTSVEIRTQFFSHEQMKQIYNGSIMTLITTVGGILPYTALESMACGKPVISCFKRGLKTVIENDKTGYLVDSAEAMAEKIICLLQNPQKRRQMGEQARKFAVEHCGFQKIAGRLIEVYKDVKHV
- a CDS encoding sugar transferase; this translates as MLQRRHHILRRFNNIFDVLLTAVVFVFAHLLREYLAQVNFSVDLGPILPFKQYAPLMVIACFLWPVTLNYYGLYDPTPLRKAVINIGIIFRSTFVSTAFLITVIFLFQIETISRLFLIGFGCLNAAAFVIKDLVRRQYGLYRRHKGKDIRPVLVVGSAGGASRILHKISEESYLGLKPVGVILSSSMSDAPSEIDKREQSEREGEAPMALPLEGATRAHIKEVPIVGTLENWREVLHAHPVASVIFTDYHSGSSELERAMTICEEEGVEFWLLADFLRWNLPQMEVDYFAHMPIFVFRTSPVLNWSYVLKMFLDRLFAVFGLIVLSPLFILIALSIWIVLGRPVLYKQKRVGRFGQSFYLFKFRSLKVAGASPTRLGRWLRYSGLDELPQLFNILLGEMSFVGPRPHIPEEVSQYKEAWQRRRFSMRPGLTCYRQVLRPGKVSFDEVMALDLKYIDQWSLWVDLFLLFKTGILFLRRIFNRL
- a CDS encoding AAA family ATPase — protein: MYETHWHFDGKPFENTPDPRFLYFSAKYEEALMRLLYVAREHKQGAILTGEYGSGKTLLSMALLKDLQNNEMLQTVLIVNPRLSNKELLREVLFQMGKKEALSIQEEPDLRRLVEEQLRQNLQIQKRTVLVIDEAQILDEKQLEEFRLLFNFKTQTEFLLTLILIGQSELKKKIQNVEPLQQRLSLRFHLEPLSLKELKGYVNHRLNVVGRTEPLFSPMAMRLIHEGSKGIPRQVNNICDFALLIGFARKKSQVGAKIVKDCLKDLELKVPERR
- a CDS encoding radical SAM protein, translated to MKPRFAIVAVLDRCDAKCVMCNIWQEHRRDETDLSYFKTLPESLRSINITGGEPFMRQDLAEVIHIIDKRCHHPRILISSNGFNTKKILEKTEEILGISKRVGLRLSVDGYEDTHDRIRGVPCGFEKCMTTLWGLKNLGVRDLGLSFTISPTNLNDVAKVYRLSRHLDVEFTLTVAQNSEFYFKTKNNVFDLDPQELQIQFDELVSDELKAIHPKRWFRAYYDKGVYDYGMGKRVLKNCSAGEDFFFSSARGEIYPCPVLNEKIGNASEDGFENIWRSERANAVRNIVKNCPVKCWMTCTVAPHFRRHFISIVWWVLKNKFKAHMGLDVL